In Bacillota bacterium, a single window of DNA contains:
- a CDS encoding sugar ABC transporter permease, with product MKEKARINLNTIIVLVFLIICTIGVLYPVVYIVSAAFTPGSTIALNIVPFGDGFTLEHFKHLFQNTNYPLWFKNTFIIAISTSISTVVLASLGAYVFSRFRFTLKKSLMTALLILQIFPSFIGMVAIYVILLRIGGLDTLWGLVLVYVAGNIPYNTWLVKSYIDTIPRSLDEAAIIDGASHFKTYLRIILPAARPILTFLAIASFTAPWMDFIFPKLVLRSSHKQTLALGLFSFVTDKKNEFTVFAAGALLVAVPFIIFFIATQKLLIESLGAAAVKE from the coding sequence ATGAAAGAGAAGGCCAGAATCAATCTCAATACAATTATTGTGTTGGTGTTTTTAATCATCTGCACGATTGGGGTTTTGTACCCGGTTGTGTATATCGTAAGCGCAGCCTTTACTCCCGGATCAACAATTGCGCTGAACATTGTGCCCTTCGGAGATGGCTTTACTTTGGAGCATTTTAAACATCTGTTTCAAAACACCAATTATCCGCTGTGGTTTAAAAACACCTTTATAATTGCAATTTCAACCAGCATCAGTACGGTGGTGCTGGCATCTTTGGGAGCGTATGTGTTTTCCCGCTTCCGCTTTACTTTAAAAAAGAGTTTGATGACAGCGCTGCTAATTCTGCAAATTTTTCCCTCGTTTATTGGGATGGTAGCGATTTATGTAATTCTGCTTCGCATCGGCGGACTGGACACTCTCTGGGGTTTGGTGCTAGTATATGTAGCAGGCAACATTCCTTACAATACGTGGCTGGTCAAAAGCTATATCGACACTATTCCCAGAAGTCTTGATGAAGCGGCGATTATCGATGGTGCCAGCCATTTTAAAACCTATCTGCGGATTATCCTGCCGGCAGCTAGGCCAATCTTGACATTCCTGGCCATTGCCAGCTTTACAGCGCCGTGGATGGATTTTATCTTTCCTAAGCTGGTGCTCCGCTCATCTCACAAGCAGACATTAGCCTTAGGATTGTTCAGCTTTGTAACCGATAAGAAGAATGAGTTTACCGTATTCGCGGCCGGTGCACTTTTGGTTGCCGTTCCGTTTATTATCTTCTTTATCGCCACTCAAAAACTCTTGATTGAGTCTTTGGGGGCTGCTGCGGTGAAAGAATAA
- a CDS encoding cellulase family glycosylhydrolase produces the protein MNRNLVVRVIMMSLLLMLGMPFSGFTFAQANDRPGIFVEKVEGIPEDFIKGVDVSSIIALENSGVVFYNTQGEVQDIFQTLQEHGVNYIRVRVWNDPYDENGNPYGGGNNDVATAIAIGKRATAQGLKLCVNFHYSDFWADPGKQMVPKAWAGMNVDQKAEALYEFTKEALEAMLAEGIDIGIVQIGNETTGKMSGETNWINIAKLMNAGSRAVREVSAAYDQDIMIAVHFTNPERGVAEYHRYGMILNNFNVDYDIFASSYYSFWHGTLANLTAVLKDIADSFGKKVMVAEVSYAYTYENGDDFGNTISEESHVVKPYPITVQGQADAVRDCIQAVVDVGEAGIGVFYWEPAWIPVPGSNYQERFELWEKYGSGWATSYAASYDPNDAGKYYGGSSWDNQAMFDFNGRPLASLQVWKYVDAGATTDLVIDAVKEVEVKVRMGDPVILPETVTVIYNDSTTKEVPVIWDDADLGAMSAGGPQEYLLYGTVEDGKNAVRALAKIAVVEKNYLDNPSFEEMDLSMWKITNINNVTSELGITDKMQDTHSGTRALHFYSRNNVHFTVEQTVVNLPPGVYNFSLFIQGGDAKDQEIYIYASADGQEYRVDTDIDGWRNFRNPIIRNIPVESGTITVGAHVKCSAGAWGTLDDFLLAPVE, from the coding sequence ATGAACAGAAATCTAGTGGTAAGAGTGATCATGATGTCGCTGCTTTTGATGCTGGGGATGCCTTTCAGCGGTTTTACGTTTGCCCAAGCTAATGACCGTCCCGGCATCTTTGTAGAAAAAGTGGAAGGAATTCCGGAAGATTTTATCAAAGGGGTAGACGTTTCCAGCATCATTGCCCTGGAAAATAGTGGTGTAGTGTTTTATAACACTCAAGGTGAAGTTCAGGATATCTTCCAGACTTTGCAGGAACACGGGGTAAACTACATCCGGGTGCGGGTGTGGAACGATCCCTATGATGAGAACGGCAATCCCTACGGTGGAGGTAACAATGATGTAGCCACCGCTATTGCGATAGGGAAGCGGGCGACTGCCCAGGGATTAAAGCTCTGCGTCAACTTCCACTACTCTGACTTTTGGGCAGATCCGGGCAAACAGATGGTTCCTAAAGCCTGGGCTGGTATGAATGTTGACCAGAAAGCGGAAGCTCTTTATGAGTTTACGAAAGAAGCGCTGGAAGCGATGCTTGCAGAAGGCATCGATATCGGGATCGTGCAGATTGGCAATGAAACAACCGGAAAAATGAGCGGAGAAACTAACTGGATTAACATTGCTAAATTAATGAACGCCGGCAGCCGCGCGGTCCGAGAGGTAAGCGCAGCTTATGATCAAGACATTATGATTGCGGTTCACTTTACCAATCCGGAGCGGGGTGTGGCTGAATACCACCGCTACGGCATGATTCTCAATAACTTTAATGTCGATTATGACATTTTTGCCAGCTCTTACTATTCTTTCTGGCATGGAACTTTAGCTAATCTAACAGCTGTACTGAAAGATATTGCTGACAGCTTCGGCAAAAAAGTGATGGTGGCGGAAGTATCCTACGCCTATACCTATGAAAATGGAGATGACTTTGGCAACACCATCTCTGAGGAATCCCATGTGGTTAAACCCTATCCGATTACAGTGCAGGGTCAGGCAGATGCAGTCCGGGACTGCATTCAAGCAGTAGTGGATGTGGGAGAAGCGGGCATAGGCGTGTTCTACTGGGAGCCGGCTTGGATTCCGGTCCCGGGCAGTAATTATCAAGAGCGGTTCGAACTGTGGGAGAAATACGGTTCGGGTTGGGCCACCAGTTACGCCGCGTCTTACGATCCAAATGACGCTGGGAAATACTACGGCGGCAGTTCCTGGGATAACCAAGCGATGTTTGATTTTAACGGCAGACCGTTAGCTTCGCTTCAAGTCTGGAAATATGTGGATGCCGGCGCGACAACAGACTTAGTGATCGATGCTGTTAAAGAGGTAGAAGTAAAGGTGAGAATGGGGGATCCGGTGATTCTGCCGGAAACTGTCACTGTAATCTACAATGACAGCACCACCAAAGAAGTGCCGGTAATTTGGGATGACGCAGATTTGGGAGCCATGTCTGCTGGTGGACCGCAGGAGTATCTGCTGTACGGCACGGTTGAAGATGGTAAGAATGCTGTGCGGGCGCTGGCGAAAATCGCGGTCGTGGAGAAAAACTATCTTGATAATCCGAGCTTCGAAGAAATGGATTTAAGTATGTGGAAGATTACCAATATCAATAATGTCACCTCGGAACTCGGCATTACTGATAAAATGCAGGATACCCACAGCGGTACTAGAGCGCTCCACTTTTATTCCCGCAATAATGTCCACTTCACAGTAGAGCAGACAGTTGTCAATCTCCCGCCGGGAGTTTACAACTTCAGCCTGTTCATCCAGGGCGGGGATGCGAAGGATCAGGAGATTTATATCTATGCCAGCGCTGATGGACAGGAGTATCGGGTGGATACAGATATTGACGGCTGGCGCAATTTCCGCAATCCCATCATCCGCAATATTCCGGTGGAATCCGGCACGATAACTGTGGGTGCCCATGTAAAATGCAGCGCGGGAGCGTGGGGTACCCTCGACGATTTTCTCTTGGCTCCGGTGGAATAG
- a CDS encoding maltose ABC transporter substrate-binding protein, with the protein MSRRLLAVICGLLLVFSVSAVGFANEVTLTVWESTGGPDEFIKQAGEAFTKLYPHIKINYVNVELGDSTGQIAWDGPAGVGPDLFAAPHDKLGELVVGGHVMPTADPDEVGAQVLESCRTALTYDGVMYGYPVSAETYALFYNKALISEDEVPKTWEELKEFSRKFNEANPGKYGFIMDVGNGYYTIIFTTSQGNRLFGPDGTDTENTNINSPASVEGMKFFQSLREILDVPAADLTTSIGDSVFASGGAAMYITGLWNVANFEKAGLEFGVAPLPALPGEDTPPASFSGTRAMFVSAYSYNIEEAELFARFLISEEMQRLRFDITGTVPAIPLEVESPYIEGFLTQLEYAFPMPSIPQMSAYWDAMNAASANIWDGADVQAELDAANMAILQ; encoded by the coding sequence ATGAGTCGGAGACTTCTGGCTGTTATCTGCGGGTTATTATTAGTCTTTTCTGTAAGTGCTGTTGGTTTTGCTAACGAAGTAACTCTTACTGTGTGGGAATCAACCGGCGGACCAGATGAGTTTATTAAGCAGGCCGGAGAGGCGTTCACTAAGCTTTATCCCCACATTAAAATCAATTATGTTAACGTTGAGCTTGGGGATTCCACCGGTCAGATTGCTTGGGACGGGCCGGCCGGTGTAGGTCCGGATCTGTTTGCCGCACCCCATGACAAACTGGGTGAACTAGTTGTGGGCGGCCACGTTATGCCGACCGCTGATCCTGACGAAGTGGGAGCGCAAGTATTAGAGTCCTGCCGCACTGCCCTTACATACGACGGAGTAATGTATGGTTATCCTGTATCGGCAGAGACCTATGCGCTGTTCTACAACAAAGCCCTGATCAGCGAAGATGAAGTGCCTAAAACTTGGGAAGAGCTGAAAGAATTCTCCCGGAAGTTTAATGAAGCTAATCCGGGTAAATACGGCTTCATCATGGACGTGGGCAATGGCTACTACACCATTATCTTTACCACCAGCCAGGGCAACCGTCTCTTTGGTCCTGATGGCACTGATACCGAAAATACCAATATCAACTCGCCAGCTTCAGTTGAAGGCATGAAGTTTTTCCAAAGCTTAAGAGAAATTCTGGATGTGCCGGCAGCTGACCTTACCACTTCGATTGGCGACAGTGTATTTGCCAGCGGTGGGGCAGCCATGTACATTACCGGTTTGTGGAATGTAGCCAACTTTGAAAAAGCCGGACTAGAATTCGGTGTAGCACCTCTGCCGGCTCTGCCTGGTGAAGATACACCTCCTGCATCTTTCTCCGGTACCAGAGCAATGTTTGTTTCGGCTTACAGCTATAATATCGAGGAAGCAGAGCTCTTTGCTAGGTTCTTAATTTCCGAAGAAATGCAGAGACTGCGCTTTGATATTACCGGCACTGTTCCGGCAATTCCTTTGGAAGTCGAAAGTCCATACATTGAAGGTTTCTTAACCCAGCTTGAATATGCGTTCCCTATGCCCTCAATTCCTCAAATGAGCGCTTATTGGGATGCGATGAACGCTGCCAGTGCCAATATTTGGGACGGGGCAGATGTTCAAGCTGAGCTGGACGCTGCCAATATGGCGATTCTCCAGTAA
- a CDS encoding leucine-rich repeat domain-containing protein, with amino-acid sequence MKVKRVLVILMLIMLASGVQAEVEFADPNLEAAVRKAINRDFGDLTETHVKNISSLDLIGEDIKTLAGIEHLVSLDRLGLYGTQVADLSPLAALKNLRHLEILYNRSPKLMGVEAIGELASLTTLALSGLNLSDISFLSGLKNLYWLELRDNEIIDISLLQHLNNLVKLDLSLNLIDDISPLAELIELQYLDLAWNFFFELDALVHLSNLTTLVLSGTDLTDLSVLKVFDQLTIIRLDNCGLNDISDLAELKELKIVQLSMNEIRDISSLAELKGLEELDLFGNRVSDITPLLEMPNLTRVDLSLNPLSLDDQQTLDVVTKLLDRGVYIRNTFE; translated from the coding sequence ATGAAAGTGAAGCGGGTCTTAGTGATCTTGATGCTTATTATGCTGGCATCTGGTGTCCAGGCAGAAGTTGAATTTGCTGATCCAAACCTAGAAGCAGCGGTTAGGAAAGCCATCAATAGAGATTTTGGTGATCTAACCGAAACTCATGTAAAGAACATCAGCAGTTTAGACCTAATTGGTGAGGACATCAAGACCCTAGCCGGCATCGAGCACCTAGTATCACTGGATAGACTCGGCTTGTACGGCACTCAAGTCGCTGACTTATCGCCGCTTGCCGCTCTAAAAAATCTGCGCCACCTTGAAATACTTTATAACCGTTCTCCGAAGCTAATGGGCGTTGAAGCCATAGGCGAACTGGCATCATTAACCACGCTGGCACTGTCTGGGCTTAATCTCAGCGATATTTCGTTTTTAAGCGGGCTGAAAAATCTTTATTGGCTGGAGCTGAGAGACAATGAGATAATTGATATCAGTCTGCTGCAGCATCTTAACAACTTAGTGAAGCTGGATCTAAGCCTCAACTTGATTGATGATATCAGTCCCCTTGCAGAGCTGATAGAGCTTCAGTATCTGGACTTAGCTTGGAACTTCTTCTTTGAACTGGATGCTTTGGTCCATTTATCCAACCTTACCACACTTGTACTCAGCGGTACTGATCTCACAGATCTATCCGTCCTTAAAGTTTTTGATCAGCTGACTATAATTAGGTTAGACAATTGCGGACTTAATGATATCAGTGATCTGGCCGAACTTAAGGAGCTAAAAATTGTTCAACTGAGCATGAACGAAATTAGGGACATCAGCTCGTTGGCTGAGCTGAAAGGTCTTGAAGAGCTGGATTTGTTTGGGAACCGAGTAAGTGATATTACTCCACTTTTGGAGATGCCTAATCTTACCAGAGTTGACTTAAGTCTCAATCCGTTAAGTCTCGATGATCAACAGACGTTGGATGTGGTAACTAAGCTTTTGGACCGAGGAGTATATATCCGCAATACATTTGAATAA
- a CDS encoding flagellin, producing MRIYTNIMAINAYRNVNLRYSALMKSMERLSSGLRINRAADDPAGLAISERMRAQIRGLKQASRNAQDAISMLQVAEGAMNETSAILLRIRELTVQAATGTNSESDLESIQFEIEQLIEEISRLAKDTNFNTLHMFASEEGSSYKIQIGANAGQHMTISFSNMSAEALGIADIDVRQDPDGAMELVDQAIERTASERSRIGAYQNRLEHTISNLDQTAINLQAAESRIRDADIAEEMMNYTKNLLLLQVAVAMLAQANLAPMMVLQLLM from the coding sequence ATGCGAATCTACACGAATATCATGGCAATCAATGCTTATCGCAATGTTAATCTCAGATACAGCGCGCTGATGAAATCTATGGAGCGGCTGTCTTCAGGGCTGCGCATCAACCGCGCTGCTGATGATCCAGCGGGACTGGCCATCAGTGAGCGGATGCGGGCGCAGATTCGCGGCTTAAAGCAGGCATCCCGCAATGCCCAGGACGCTATTTCCATGCTTCAGGTGGCAGAAGGAGCTATGAATGAGACCAGCGCAATTTTGCTGCGGATTCGCGAACTGACTGTGCAGGCAGCAACCGGCACAAATTCCGAATCAGATTTGGAATCAATTCAATTTGAAATTGAACAGCTGATCGAGGAAATCAGCCGCCTAGCTAAAGACACCAATTTTAACACCCTGCACATGTTTGCTTCCGAAGAAGGCTCCAGCTATAAGATCCAAATTGGGGCCAATGCCGGCCAGCACATGACAATCAGTTTTTCGAACATGAGCGCGGAAGCCCTGGGAATAGCTGATATTGATGTTCGTCAGGATCCTGATGGAGCCATGGAGCTAGTGGATCAAGCGATTGAGCGCACTGCTTCTGAGCGGAGCCGGATTGGCGCGTATCAAAACCGGCTGGAGCATACTATCAGCAATCTGGATCAGACTGCGATCAATCTCCAGGCAGCAGAATCACGGATTCGCGATGCCGATATTGCGGAAGAAATGATGAACTACACCAAGAATCTACTGCTTCTGCAGGTGGCAGTGGCAATGCTTGCCCAGGCAAATCTGGCACCGATGATGGTGCTCCAATTGTTAATGTGA
- a CDS encoding sugar ABC transporter permease — translation MGLGHILFLKQYIKGLFYAAVEVVFLVFLPKIITALGNLQTLGVPQPHLPIRERDNSIFMLIDGVVACAVIAIFISIYIISVRNALSEYEESRVRRIGIRESINRAFPILGLTPSIGLILFFVVVPLVFSACVAFTNYSSPRNIPPNNTVDWVGIQNFKTLFGGSKTWTQALGRVAAWTLIWGALATATCYFGGMLMAVILQESRLKIAPLFRTIFILPYAIPSVISMLVWQNLLNGTFGTINRTLKAWGIIEKTIPWLGDPTMAKFTAVMINLWAGFPYFMLLVTGSMSAISKDIYEAAQIDGAGRFQVFRRITLPIVLYQTAPLIIMSFTHNVNNFGAIFFLTGGGPVVPDSTVTSAGGTDILVTWIYKLTVNLMQYHYASVLAVMIFVFLAPLAVVNLRRTRSFREGEL, via the coding sequence ATGGGCTTAGGACATATTTTGTTTCTTAAGCAGTACATCAAAGGCCTTTTTTACGCTGCTGTTGAGGTTGTCTTTTTAGTGTTCCTGCCGAAGATAATCACAGCTTTAGGCAATCTGCAGACGCTTGGCGTACCCCAGCCTCATCTGCCCATCAGAGAGCGGGATAATTCGATTTTTATGCTGATTGACGGAGTAGTGGCCTGCGCTGTGATTGCGATTTTTATCAGCATTTATATTATTTCAGTGAGAAATGCCCTGTCCGAATATGAAGAATCACGAGTGAGAAGAATTGGAATCAGAGAAAGCATTAACAGAGCTTTTCCGATTTTAGGCTTAACCCCCAGTATCGGTCTGATTCTCTTTTTTGTAGTTGTACCTCTGGTGTTTTCCGCCTGTGTAGCTTTCACCAACTACTCATCGCCGCGGAACATCCCGCCCAACAACACGGTGGACTGGGTAGGCATTCAGAACTTTAAAACTCTGTTCGGCGGCAGCAAGACTTGGACGCAGGCTCTAGGCAGAGTTGCCGCCTGGACTTTAATCTGGGGGGCATTAGCGACAGCGACCTGCTATTTCGGTGGCATGCTGATGGCGGTAATACTGCAGGAGAGCCGGCTGAAAATAGCGCCTCTTTTCCGGACTATCTTCATCCTGCCTTATGCAATTCCCTCGGTGATCAGTATGCTGGTCTGGCAGAACTTGTTAAATGGGACGTTCGGTACCATTAACAGGACTCTGAAAGCGTGGGGAATCATTGAAAAAACCATACCTTGGCTCGGAGATCCGACCATGGCCAAGTTCACCGCGGTGATGATCAATCTCTGGGCAGGTTTCCCTTACTTTATGCTGTTAGTAACCGGCAGCATGTCGGCAATTTCCAAGGATATTTACGAAGCTGCCCAGATTGATGGAGCAGGGAGATTTCAAGTGTTTCGCCGCATCACGCTGCCGATTGTGCTGTACCAGACCGCGCCCCTGATTATTATGTCGTTTACCCACAATGTCAATAACTTTGGGGCGATCTTCTTCTTAACCGGAGGCGGACCAGTAGTTCCGGATTCAACAGTCACCAGCGCCGGCGGTACCGATATTCTGGTTACCTGGATTTATAAGCTTACCGTTAACCTCATGCAGTACCACTACGCATCAGTTCTGGCAGTGATGATCTTTGTATTCCTTGCCCCACTGGCAGTTGTCAATCTCCGCCGTACCAGATCCTTTAGGGAGGGGGAGCTGTAG